The sequence CATGGCCTTCTCATGGGGCGGTTTTGAGTCCTTGATTCTGGGTTATCAACCCAAAGATATCCGCGCGATCCGCCGCTATGAGGGCGAAGGAATTAACGGCACGTTATTCCGCCTGCATATTGGTCTGGAGAGTGTTCAAGATTTGCAAGACGACTTGGCGGCTGGCTTTGAGCGCATTAAAGCTGCGCAGGAGTAGGTTCTGATCGGCATGACTTGTTTTAGTTTTATCGAAATGACTTGTTTAGTGAGGTGACTTGTTTTAGTGAGGTGACTTGTTTTAGTGAGGTCACTTGTTAATGCGCGGTGACAATCTCCGCGCATTCATCCTCTTTTACAAAAAGAGTATCAACAGCACATATATATCCCCTCAAAAATTCAGTTATTGAGGATAAGATCAATGTGGATCAGCGCCAATGCGGATACACTAGGTCACTCCACACCAACAGTTGTCCTTACCGACAATATCCTCACACGATAGGCAAACAGGAACAGAAATGGATGTATTACGCGAAATCCTTCATGCCTTATGGCAGCAGGATTTTAGTAAACTTGCCGACCCGAATGTGATTTGGGTTATTTACGGCATACTCTTTACCACCCTATTTTTAGAAAACGGTTTGCTGCCGGCTTCTTTCCTCCCCGGAGATAGCTTGCTGCTATTGGCGGGTGCATTAATTGCCAAGGGGGTCATGGGGTTCTTGCCCACCATGATCATTCTGACCATTGCCGCTAGTCTGGGTTGTTGGCTGAGCTACCTGCAAGGGCTGTGGTTAGGCGATACTAAAGTGGTCAAAAAGTGGCTCTTGCAGCTACCGGTTCATTATCGTCAGCGCGCCCATACTCTCTTTGTACGCCATGGTCTGGCGGCCCTAATTATTGGCCGTTTTCTCGCTTTTGTGCGCACCTTATTGCCCACACTGGCCGGTATTTCTGGCCTAAATAGCGCGCGTTTTCAATTCTTTAACTGGCTCAGTGGGCTGCTGTGGGTTGGCAGTGTGGTGGGTTTGGGCTTCGCACTAAGCCAGATTCCCTTGGTTAAGCATTATGAAAATCAGGTTATGACCGCACTGATGATTCTACCCATTGTGTTGCTATTGGTGGGTTTGGTCGGCACCCTGGTTCTGGTGTGGTGCAAACGTAAAAGCGTGACTGAGTAGCAGAGCTGTCAACATCAGTTAGCGCGCAGTTTGGCGACCTCTTCGCTCGGGGTATGGCCGAAATAGCGCTTAAATTCACGGCTGAACTGTGACGCGCTCTCATATCCCACCCTGTTTGCGGCGGTACTGGCCTTTAGGCCGTCGTGCAACATCATCATCCGCGCCCGATGCAGCCGGTAAGATTTCAGATATTGCAGCGGAGAGGTGTTGGTCACCGCTTTAAAGTTGTGATGAAACGCCGAAACACTCATGTTCACATCGGCCGCTAGCTGCTCGACATTCAAGTTATCCGCAAATTGATGCTCAATCCGTCGCAATGTTTTGGTGATCTGATTGAAGTGCCCATGGCGGTTAACCAGCGCCTGCAAAGCCCCGCCGCACTGCCCACAGAGCACATAGTAGAGAATCTCACGCACAATTTGCGGGCCAAGCACTCTGGCATCACGGGGTTTGGACATCACATCCAGCAATCGCTCGGTGGCACACAACATTTCATCAGTCAGCGCAGACGAATTAACCCCCGAACTATTGCCGAAGGGTTTATCTAGCTCGTCATCACCTATATCGATAAGTAAATCCTGTAGCATTTGGCTGTCTATATGAATCGAAATCCCTGCCAGTGGTATCTCTGGGCTGGCGAAGGTTTCACATTCAAACGGCAGTGGCACCGTTAGAATCAGGTAGTTTTTCGGGTCATAACGAAAGACCTTACTGCCCAAATAACCCACTTTATGCCCCTGAAATATAATCACCACACTGGGGGTGTACATTACCGGGGTGCGCGGCTGATGGGTGGTGGAGTATAAAATTTTCACCCGTGGCACAGCTGAGGGGGTTAAGCCATTGCCCTGAGCCAGATGGCTAATCTTCTTCGCCAGCAGCACCTGAATATCATTAACCTCTACCATGGTGAGTTCACCTGTTTCTGTTATCTAGAGCAATCTATCATCGGAAACGATCTGACATAAATTGTGCTGTATTTACCGAGTTTTCTACAGTGCTTTGGAGAAATAGGCAAGAGCAAGGCAGAAATGTGCATTGAGATATGGTGCTAAGTTGCCGACAATGGCTACCAATGTCATTAATAACGATGGAATAAAAATAATGCAAAACTTCACCCTCCACACCCCGACTAAAGTGCTGTTCGGTACTGGCCAGATAGCGCAACTGAGCAAAGAGATCCCCGCTGATGCCCGCATTTTAATCACCTACGGTGGCGGCAGTATTAAGCAAAATGGCGTGTTGGACCAAGTCCATAACGCACTGAAAGGCTTTGATTTCCTTGAGTTTGGCGGTATCGAACCTAACCCAACCTATGAAACCCTGATGAAGGCGGTCGAGCTTATTCGGGCAGAAAAAATCAACTTCCTGCTGGCAGTCGGCGGTGGTTCAGTATTGGATGGCACCAAGTTCATCGCTGCCGCTGTTAACTATCCACAAGATCCATGGCACATTCTGGAAACCACAGGTAGCGATATCACTGAAGCGCTGCCAATGGGTTCCGTGCTGACCTTACCTGCCACCGGCTCTGAAACCAACAGTGGCGCGGTGATCAGCCGCCGCAGCACTGGTGATAAGCAACACTTCTTCTCCCCGCATGTCCAACCGCTGTTTGCGGTGCTGGACCCGGTTGTTACTTACAGCCTGCCGCCACGTCAGGTGGCGAATGGTGTTGTCGATGCATTTGTGCATACCATTGAGCAATATTTGACCTATCCGGTTGATGCGAAAGTGCAAGATCGCTTCGCGGAAGGGCTGCTCTTAACTCTGATTGAAGATGGCCCGAAAGCATTGACTGACCCAGAGAATTACAACGTGCGCGCCAATATTATGTGGAGCGCCACCATGGCATTAAATGGCCTGATTGGGGCCGGTGTCCCGCAAGACTGGGCAACACACATGCTGGGTCACGAACTGACAGCGCGCCATGGTCTTGACCATGCACAAACACTGGCGGTGGTACTACCTGCACTGCTGGTTGCCAAGAAAGAACAAAAACGCGCCAAACTGCTGCAATATGCTGAACGCGTCTGGGGCCTGCGTGAAGGGAGTGAAGAGCAGCGCATCGATGCCGCCATTGAAGCGACTCGTCATTTCTTTGAAAGCATGGGGGTCGCGACTCGCCTGTCCGCCTACAAACTGGATGGCAGCTCTATTCCCGATTTAATCAAAAAATTGGAAGAGCACGGCATGACCCAACTTGGTGAACACGGTGATATCACACTAGCGGATAGTAAACGTATCTACGAAGCTGCGGTCTAATAATTAGGTGTCATAGAGTCGGCAATCGCTGGCTCTATGTCATGACTGAAGGCAGCACTCCACTACTTTCATCTATTATAGTGGGCGTTATATTTATTTACTGCTAGGCTTTGGATTATTGCCACACATCACGCTACCCCTATCTCATTGGCAGGTCAGTGCCGACGATAGACCTGTTCACCTTTGATGGTTCCCACACGCGATAAATACCAATCAAGCTAATAAATATGATGATCACAGCTAAACTTACACTATCGGTCACAGGGCTGGAACAGCCCAGTTTGTAAGCTAAGGAGATAAACATGGCGACGCAACCCATTATCAAATTGCACGATGGAAACCTGATGCCACAGCTTGGCCTTGGTGTTTGGCAGGCGAGCATTGAAGAGACACAGCTGGCAGTCAGTAAGGCGCTAGAGGTGGGCTATCGGTTAGTCGATACTGCGGCTATTTATAAGAATGAAGTGGGTGTTGGTCACGCGCTAAAAACGGCAGGCGTCGCCCGCGAAGAGCTATTTATTACCACCAAATTGTGGAATGACGGCCAGCGCTACCCAAAGCAGGGGCTGGAAGAGAGCCTGGAAAAACTTCAGCTCGACTACGTGGATCTCTATCTGATTCACTGGCCTGATCCCGCGCAGGATCGTTATGTCAGTGCCTGGCGTGAGCTTATCACCTTGAAAGAGCAAGGTTTAGTTCGCAGCATCGGCGTCTGTAACTTCAATATCCCTCACCTGCAACGGTTGATTGATGAAACCGGGGTTGCCCCGACCCTCAATCAGATTGAGCTGCATCCGCTGTTACAGCAGCGCCAGTTACATGCCTGGAATGCTACCCACCATATTGCGACCGAATCCTGGAGCCCCTTGGCACAAGGTGGCGAAGGTGTTTTCGATCAACCCGTTATCCGCCAGCTCGCGCAAAAATACAACAAAACAGCGGCTCAGATAGTGATCCGTTGGCACCTTGATTGCGGGCTAATCGTTATCCCTAAATCGGTAACGCCAGCGCGTATCAGAGAGAATTTTGAGGTGTTTGATTTTAAGCTGCACAAAGATGAACTGACGGCAATTTCGAAGCTAGATAGCGGTAAACGATTGGGGCCAGACCCGGATGTTTTCGGGTCTGACCGCTGATTTAAGAACTTTTCAGCTTAATGAGGCTTGCTTTTACCTTTGCTGGTGCCCGACGGCTTATTCAGCGGCGCTCTGTTGCCGCCGATTTTGCTGCCTGATGACTTAGACGCGGCCGGGCTATTGGCTGACTGCGGCCTCTTACCCGCTGGCACGGCCTGAGTTCGACTACCGGGCTGGCGCTGGCGGGTAATTGAGGTGTGCTTGGTCAACGCTGGCGTATGATGGCGCAACGCGCGGCGTGCTTCGCGCTGCTCTTCTATTGTCGCTGCCGGCACCAAACATTCACGACGGCTACCAATCAGATGCTGCAACCCCATATCGGCCAATGCGTCGCGAATCATCGGCCAGTTGGCCGGATCATGATAGCGTAGTAATGCTTTATGCAACCGCCGCTGACGATCGCCTTTCGGCACCACCACCTCCTCACTCTTATAATCTACCTTCGACAGCGGGTTTTTACCGGTGTAATACATGGTGGTAGAGTTCGCCAGCGGCGAGGGATAGAAGTTCTGCACCTGATCCAAACGGAAGCGGTTTTTCTTCAGCCATAACGCCAGATTAACCATATCCTTATCCTCAGTCCCCGGATGGGCGGAGATGAAATAAGGGATCAGATACTGCTCTTTACCCGCCTGCTTAGAGTAGGTATCAAATAGCTCTTTAAAGCGCTGATAGCTGCCCATTCCCGGTTTCATCATTTTGGAAAGTGGGCCTTCCTCTGTGTGTTCCGGGGCAATTTTCAAATAGCCGCCCACATGGTGGCTGGCTAACTCTTTGATATAACGCGGATCTTCGACTGCCAAATCGTAACGTACCCCGGAGGCTATCAGGATCTTTTTAATCCCCTTCAAATCACGCGCTCGTCGATACAGGGAGATCGTCGGTTCATGGTTAGTGTCCATGTGCTGGCAGATTTCAGGGTAAACACAAGAGGCACGGCGGCATGTTTGCTCGGCGCGCGGTGATTGGCAGCGCAGCATGTACATATTGGCTGTCGGGCCACCAAGATCTGAAATAATGCCGGTAAAACCAGGGACTTTGTCGCGAATCTCTTCGATTTCACGAATAATAGAATCTTCTGAACGGCTCTGAATTATGCGCCCTTCATGCTCGGTGATAGAGCAGAATGAACAGCCGCCATAGCAACCGCGCATGATATTGATTGAGAAGCGGATCATGTCATAGGCTGGGATCGGTGATTTGCCATAAACAGGGTGCGGCACGCGCTGGTAAGGCAGCGCAAAAACGCTGTCCATCTCTTCCGTACTGAGCGGGATCGCCGGCGGGTTAATCCAGATGTAGCGGTCACCATGTTTTTGCATCAAAGCCCGCGCACAACCGGGATTGGTTTCATGATGCAAAATCCGCGAGGTGTGGGCATATAACACTTTGTCTGCCTTCACTTTTTCGTAAGAAGGCAGTAAGACATAGGTCTTTTCCCATGGTTTGGGTTTAGCGGCGCGTACCGTAATAGGTTTCGCCTCTGGCTCAGGGATATCATTGGTTGCACAGGGTAGATCTTCGCCATAGGGGTTGGGGATGGCTTCAATGCGCCCAGGGCTATCCAGACGGGTAGAGTCCACCCCGCTCCAGCCCGGTAGCGCCGTTTTGCGCATCACTACCGTGTTACGCACATCCTGAATATCGGCAATTTTCTCACCCGCCGCCAGACGATGTGCAACTTCAACCAATGGCCGCTCGCCATTACCGTAAACCAACATATCCGCTTTCGCATCCACGATCACCGAACGGCGAACCGTGTCCGACCAATAATCGTAGTGGGCAATGCGCCGCAGACTGGCCTCGATCCCACCGAGTAATACCGGCACGTGGCTATAGGCCTCTTTGCAGCGCTGGCTATACACCAATGTGGCGCGATCTGGTCGTTTACCACTTTGGTTATCGGGGGTATAGGCATCGTCGTGACGCAATTTTCGGTCAGCGGTATAGCGGTTGATCATCGAGTCCATATTCCCGGCGGTCACACCGAAAAACAGATTTGGCTCACCAAGGCGCATAAAGTCATTTTTATTAGTCCAATCCGGCTGGGCAATAATCCCCACACGGAAGCCTTGGGCCTCCAACATGCGGCCAATAATCGCCATACCAAAGCTTGGATGGTCAACATAGGCATCGCCAGTGATAACAATGATATCGCAGCTGTCCCAGCCCAATATGTCCATCTCCTCCCGTGACATCGGCAAGAATGGCGCAGTGCCATAGCATTCAGCCCAATATGGCTGATAAGAAAACAGGTCACGCTCTGGTTGGATCAGGCTGGTACTCATGGCAACACTCTTTGAATTGGGCAAGTTGAGGTGGTTCGGGTTAAGAAATCATCACCGGGCGGCGATTATACGCATTTATCCATGAGAAGAGGAAGGATATTGCTAGTTTTGGGATGAGTTTTAGGGATTAAGTGGCGTTAATAATGGGGGTGATTGGTTCGATTGACATGAGATTTATGCTCACCTTGGCTTAAATGCCTCTCTGCTAGCTTAAATGCCTCAACCGAACCGGATCACCATTAACCCACTGTTGGGGCTGCCACCGTCACCAACTGCCCCGCCGAGCCGCGATCCGCCATTTCTAGCGTCTGGCTGTGGAACAAGAATGGGAAGTGCTGCGAGGAAACCTGATTGAAGTAGACCAGTAGCTCCACATCACCATCGACCCATACTGTATCCTTCCAACCGCGATCCTCAGCCATCGCCGGCGCGCCATTAACACTCTTCACCAAGAAAGAAACGCCTTGGATATGAAATGCTTGCGGCATATCTGCATGTAACGTCCAACGCTCCCAAGTACCTTGCTGCGCCTGCGCATCAACCCGGCTCATATCCCAAATTGCACCATTGATTCCTGGCAGGGAATCCCCCAAACGGAACTCACGGGAACGAATCACATTGCCATCAAGAATCTGATCAGCAAGCAAACGCATTGGCAGATTATCGGTGACTAACGGCAGCAAACCCGTGGGCTTTAAGGTCAAAACCAATGTGGAAATCAAAATACTCGATGGCTCAAATAAGCCACGCAGGCGATCCATAATTCCGGCAGAATCACCCGCCGTGATGGAAACTTCACTGCCCTGCGACATATCAATGACCACTTCACGCCGCTCACCGGGGGCAAGCGAGAGTTGCTGCACTGCCACCGGAGAGGGGAGGAACCCTTGGTCACTCGCGACAACATGTAGCGGGCGACCATCGCTAAGTTGCAGGGTATAGCAGCGGGAGTTGGAGGCGTTGAGCAAACGTAACCGCACCCAACCACGAGAAACTTCAACAAACGGACTTTGTACCCCGTTCACCAGCAGCGTATCACCGACGAAGCCACCTTTAGCGGGCGGGTTATATTCCGGCACGCCAAAGTTATCCAGCCGCTTGTCCTGAATAATAATCGGGAAATCATCAACGCCGTAATGGTTCGGCAAAGGCATCGCTTTGCTGATTTCATCTTCCACCAACCACATACCGGCCAACCCATTATAAACGTGCGGTGCCATGCGGTTAGGGGTATTGGCATGATACCAACAAGTCGCTGCCGGCTGGCGTACCGGCAATACCGGAGACCAATCAGCACCAGGCGAAATCATGCGCGCCGCACCGCCCATCAGCGTACCGGGGACTTGCAGGCCGCTGATCGTCATGGATACCGGCTCAGTCAAGCGGTTGCTGTAAATGAGTTTGACGTCATCGCCGCTAAAAACCCTGACTGTTGGCCCCAAATACATGCCGTTAACCCCCCATACGGCAGCTTTCTGACCACCACTAAATGCCCAGTGCGCCCGCTGTAAGGTCAAAAACAGCGGTTGACCGCGGCGGGACTCCAGTAAGGGTGGAACAGGTAGCGAGGGTTGTTGGGTACTATTAGCCTGTGCCCTCAATGGCAACGAACCAGCACCTAGCGCTAAGCCCGTAGCCTGAATGAACTGGCGACGACTGAGTGACATATCTTCTCCGTGAAAACCACAATCAAATCTACTGCAAAATTTTGCCTGACTGCGAATAACGCTGAAGCACGGCAAAACGCTCACGACTAGAGTCGCTTAAATGAAAATCCAAAACTTTACTTCAACTAAAATTCGCTTCAACCAAAATCCGCTTCAATTAAGACTGACGCCAATCATAACAACCAGCGCACAATAACCTGCCCCTGGCAGCTAATGATTATTTTTCAGTCGCGGTCTGTTGCGCCTCTTGGGCAATTTCTGCGTCGAGTTGCTCAATTTTAGCCAACATCAGATTGCGGCAGTGCTCAGACAACTCGCGCACCCGCTCTTTGCCATAGCCGGTGGTATCCACAGGCGGCATGATCTCTACGATGACTTTGCCATTTGACCAACGATTTAAGTTGATATGATTCGTGCTGGAGACACAAATTGGCACAATCGGCACACCAGCGGCAATCGCTGCATGAAAAGCACCGGTCTTAAATGGCAACAAACCACGACCACGGCTACGGGTGCCCTCTGGGAACATCCAGATAGAGACATCTCTTTTTTTCACCTGCTCGACCACTTGAGCAATAGTGCCATGCGCTTTAGCGCGGTTATCGCGATCGATAAGCAAGTTACCGGTCAGCCAGTATAGTGGCCCAAATAATGGCACCCACAGCAGGCTCTTTTTGCCCACAGTGACTGTACCAGACTGAACCACATTCGACATGGTGACCATATCGTAATTATTTTGATGGTTGGCAATATAGATACAGGTGCCGTAGCTGGCCGCTTCTTTAGGAATGCGTTGCTCAACCGTAATGCCAAACAGCACTGACATCCGACCAAACAGATGGGCGAAGGTCGCGAGATTACGCGGATTTCGCGGCCTAAATAGGCAATAAATCGAACCAAACACACACACCAGAACACAATAGAAAACGGCCAGTACCGTGCGCAAAATTAATAGCATAACACCCTCTTAAACACTGACTCTTAGAGACCTAATCGACGCTAGTATAACGGCTTAACCACAAAAAACCGCGCTGATTGCTTGCCATCATTATGTTACGCGACAGCGCGCGCAAAATGCGCGCACCATCCGTTACATTTACGGTGGATGCCAACCTAAAAACGCCAACGATGCTGAATATTAAGCTTCGCTATCTGTTGGTATCACTCGTGCTGGCGCATCAATCTCAACACGATCAATGCGTTGCAAGCCGCGAGGCAGTGGTGAGCCTTTCCGCCCACGTTCGGCGCGGAATTTCTGCAAATCTTCAGGCCGCAAAGTTAACTTACGTTTACCAAAGTGAAGTGTCACAGAGGTTTGAGGCGGTAAAACAAACAGCCATGCCAAACGATCTTCGCCTGCTGCGGCTTGCGCGCTAGGGATTGAGACGATTTTGTTACCCTTACCTTTTGATAACTCAGGTAAATCGGCGACTGGGAACATCAACATACGCCCAGCAGCCGTGATGGATAACAGCATGTCATCCGGGCCATAAATCTCTAATGGCGGCAGGGCCTTGGCATTTTCCGGCAACGTAATCATCGTTTTACCGGCGCGGTTCTTGGCAACCAAGTCATTGAAAGTACAGACGAAACCATAGCCCGCATCCGATGCCATTAATAATTTTTGGTCATCTGGTGCCATCAATACCTGTTCGATGGTCGCCCCTGGTGGTGGCGTCAGTTTACCGGTCAGCGGCTCTCCTTGGCCACGCGCAGATGGCAACGTCAGTGGATCTAACGCATAGCTGCGACCGGTTGAGTCAATAAACACTACCGGTTGGTTACTCATGCCCCGTGCTGCGGCACGGAAGCTATCACCCGCTTTATAGCTTAATCCACTCGGGTCGATATCATGGCCTTTCGCACTGCGCACCCAGCCCATTTCAGACAGCACAATGGTCACTGGCTCAGAAGGCACGATGTCATGATCACTCATGGCCTTAGCTTCAGCACGTTCAGTCAACGGGGAGCGACGGTCATCGCCATAAGC comes from Yersinia bercovieri ATCC 43970 and encodes:
- the dkgA gene encoding 2,5-didehydrogluconate reductase DkgA, giving the protein MATQPIIKLHDGNLMPQLGLGVWQASIEETQLAVSKALEVGYRLVDTAAIYKNEVGVGHALKTAGVAREELFITTKLWNDGQRYPKQGLEESLEKLQLDYVDLYLIHWPDPAQDRYVSAWRELITLKEQGLVRSIGVCNFNIPHLQRLIDETGVAPTLNQIELHPLLQQRQLHAWNATHHIATESWSPLAQGGEGVFDQPVIRQLAQKYNKTAAQIVIRWHLDCGLIVIPKSVTPARIRENFEVFDFKLHKDELTAISKLDSGKRLGPDPDVFGSDR
- a CDS encoding YgiQ family radical SAM protein yields the protein MSTSLIQPERDLFSYQPYWAECYGTAPFLPMSREEMDILGWDSCDIIVITGDAYVDHPSFGMAIIGRMLEAQGFRVGIIAQPDWTNKNDFMRLGEPNLFFGVTAGNMDSMINRYTADRKLRHDDAYTPDNQSGKRPDRATLVYSQRCKEAYSHVPVLLGGIEASLRRIAHYDYWSDTVRRSVIVDAKADMLVYGNGERPLVEVAHRLAAGEKIADIQDVRNTVVMRKTALPGWSGVDSTRLDSPGRIEAIPNPYGEDLPCATNDIPEPEAKPITVRAAKPKPWEKTYVLLPSYEKVKADKVLYAHTSRILHHETNPGCARALMQKHGDRYIWINPPAIPLSTEEMDSVFALPYQRVPHPVYGKSPIPAYDMIRFSINIMRGCYGGCSFCSITEHEGRIIQSRSEDSIIREIEEIRDKVPGFTGIISDLGGPTANMYMLRCQSPRAEQTCRRASCVYPEICQHMDTNHEPTISLYRRARDLKGIKKILIASGVRYDLAVEDPRYIKELASHHVGGYLKIAPEHTEEGPLSKMMKPGMGSYQRFKELFDTYSKQAGKEQYLIPYFISAHPGTEDKDMVNLALWLKKNRFRLDQVQNFYPSPLANSTTMYYTGKNPLSKVDYKSEEVVVPKGDRQRRLHKALLRYHDPANWPMIRDALADMGLQHLIGSRRECLVPAATIEEQREARRALRHHTPALTKHTSITRQRQPGSRTQAVPAGKRPQSANSPAASKSSGSKIGGNRAPLNKPSGTSKGKSKPH
- the yqhD gene encoding alcohol dehydrogenase; amino-acid sequence: MQNFTLHTPTKVLFGTGQIAQLSKEIPADARILITYGGGSIKQNGVLDQVHNALKGFDFLEFGGIEPNPTYETLMKAVELIRAEKINFLLAVGGGSVLDGTKFIAAAVNYPQDPWHILETTGSDITEALPMGSVLTLPATGSETNSGAVISRRSTGDKQHFFSPHVQPLFAVLDPVVTYSLPPRQVANGVVDAFVHTIEQYLTYPVDAKVQDRFAEGLLLTLIEDGPKALTDPENYNVRANIMWSATMALNGLIGAGVPQDWATHMLGHELTARHGLDHAQTLAVVLPALLVAKKEQKRAKLLQYAERVWGLREGSEEQRIDAAIEATRHFFESMGVATRLSAYKLDGSSIPDLIKKLEEHGMTQLGEHGDITLADSKRIYEAAV
- a CDS encoding DedA family protein; this encodes MDVLREILHALWQQDFSKLADPNVIWVIYGILFTTLFLENGLLPASFLPGDSLLLLAGALIAKGVMGFLPTMIILTIAASLGCWLSYLQGLWLGDTKVVKKWLLQLPVHYRQRAHTLFVRHGLAALIIGRFLAFVRTLLPTLAGISGLNSARFQFFNWLSGLLWVGSVVGLGFALSQIPLVKHYENQVMTALMILPIVLLLVGLVGTLVLVWCKRKSVTE
- the ftsP gene encoding cell division protein FtsP — encoded protein: MSLSRRQFIQATGLALGAGSLPLRAQANSTQQPSLPVPPLLESRRGQPLFLTLQRAHWAFSGGQKAAVWGVNGMYLGPTVRVFSGDDVKLIYSNRLTEPVSMTISGLQVPGTLMGGAARMISPGADWSPVLPVRQPAATCWYHANTPNRMAPHVYNGLAGMWLVEDEISKAMPLPNHYGVDDFPIIIQDKRLDNFGVPEYNPPAKGGFVGDTLLVNGVQSPFVEVSRGWVRLRLLNASNSRCYTLQLSDGRPLHVVASDQGFLPSPVAVQQLSLAPGERREVVIDMSQGSEVSITAGDSAGIMDRLRGLFEPSSILISTLVLTLKPTGLLPLVTDNLPMRLLADQILDGNVIRSREFRLGDSLPGINGAIWDMSRVDAQAQQGTWERWTLHADMPQAFHIQGVSFLVKSVNGAPAMAEDRGWKDTVWVDGDVELLVYFNQVSSQHFPFLFHSQTLEMADRGSAGQLVTVAAPTVG
- a CDS encoding AraC family transcriptional regulator, which encodes MVEVNDIQVLLAKKISHLAQGNGLTPSAVPRVKILYSTTHQPRTPVMYTPSVVIIFQGHKVGYLGSKVFRYDPKNYLILTVPLPFECETFASPEIPLAGISIHIDSQMLQDLLIDIGDDELDKPFGNSSGVNSSALTDEMLCATERLLDVMSKPRDARVLGPQIVREILYYVLCGQCGGALQALVNRHGHFNQITKTLRRIEHQFADNLNVEQLAADVNMSVSAFHHNFKAVTNTSPLQYLKSYRLHRARMMMLHDGLKASTAANRVGYESASQFSREFKRYFGHTPSEEVAKLRAN
- a CDS encoding 1-acylglycerol-3-phosphate O-acyltransferase, whose product is MLLILRTVLAVFYCVLVCVFGSIYCLFRPRNPRNLATFAHLFGRMSVLFGITVEQRIPKEAASYGTCIYIANHQNNYDMVTMSNVVQSGTVTVGKKSLLWVPLFGPLYWLTGNLLIDRDNRAKAHGTIAQVVEQVKKRDVSIWMFPEGTRSRGRGLLPFKTGAFHAAIAAGVPIVPICVSSTNHINLNRWSNGKVIVEIMPPVDTTGYGKERVRELSEHCRNLMLAKIEQLDAEIAQEAQQTATEK